A portion of the Rhinolophus sinicus isolate RSC01 linkage group LG16, ASM3656204v1, whole genome shotgun sequence genome contains these proteins:
- the PLBD2 gene encoding putative phospholipase B-like 2: protein MVAPVCGSPGGGLARALTRALALALALVLAPLVGLFLSPLTGAVPTPGGPQGPDGPVPPASRSRSVLLDAETGQLRLVDGRHPDAVAWANLTNAIHETGWAFLELHTNGHYNDSLQAYAAGVVEAAVSEGLIYMHWMNTVVNYCGPFEYEVGYCERLKSFLEANLEWMQEQMALNQDSAYWHQVRLTLLQLKGLEDSYEGSVTFPTGKFTIKPLGFLLLQISGDLEDLELALNKTKTKHTVGSGSCSALIKLLPGQSDLLVAHNTWNSYQNMLRVIKKYSFQFREGPQEDSPLASGNRLVFSSYPGAIFSCDDFYILGSGLVTLETTIGNRNPALWKYVQPKDCVMEWVRNIVANRLAVDGASWADVFKRFNSGTYNNQWMIVNYKAFVPGGSSPGSRVLTVLEQIPGMVVVADKTSELYQKTYWASYNIPSFETVFNASGLQALVAQYGDWFTYDGNPRAQIFRRNQSLVHGMDSMIQLMRYNDFLHDPLSLCKACNPQPNAENAISARSDLNPANGSYPFQALHQRSHGAIDVKVTSMALAKALRLVAASGPTWDQLPPFQWSTSPFSSLLHMGQPDLWKFSPIEVWWD, encoded by the exons ATGGTGGCCCCGGTGTGCGGCTCCCCCGGTGGCGGCCTGGCCCGGGCGCTCACGCGAGCGCTGGCGCTGGCGCTGGCCCTGGTGCTAGCCCCGCTGGTCGGGCTGTTCCTGAGCCCCCTGACCGGCGCAGTTCCGACCCCGGGGGGCCCCCAGGGACCAGACGGGCCAGTCCCACCCGCCTCCCGCAGCCGCTCGGTGCTACTGGACGCCGAGACCGGCCAGCTGCGTCTGGTAGATGGCCGCCACCCTGACGCTGTGGCCTGGGCCAATCTCACCAACGCCATTCACGAGACCGG gTGGGCCTTTCTGGAGCTGCACACGAATGGCCACTACAATGACAGCCTGCAGGCCTACGCGGCAGGCGTGGTGGAGGCCGCCGTGTCTGAGGGG CTCATCTACATGCATTGGATGAACACGGTGGTGAATTACTGCGGCCCCTTCGAGTACGAAGTCGGTTACTGCGAGAGGCTCAAGAGCTTCCTGGAGGCCAACCTGGAGTGGATGCAGGAGCAGATGGCCTTGAACCAGGACTCTGCTTACTGGCACCAG GTGCGGCTGACCCTCCTGCAGCTGAAAGGCCTAGAGGACAGCTATGAAGGCAGTGTGACCTTTCCAACTGGGAAGTTCACCATCAAACCCTTGGGGTTCCT CCTATTGCAGATCTCTGGGGACCTGGAAGACTTAGAGCTAGCCCTGAATAAGACCAAGACCAAGCACACTGTGGGCTCTGGCTCCTGCTCTGCCCTCATCAAGCTGCTGCCCGGCCAAAGTGACCTCCTGGTCGCTCACAACACCTGGAACTCATACCAGAACATGCTGCGTGTCATCAAGAAGTACTCGTTCCAGTTCCGGGAAGGCCCCCAAG AGGACTCGCCCCTGGCTTCCGGCAACAGGTTGGTCTTCTCATCCTATCCCGGCGCCATCTTCTCCTGTGACGACTTCTACATCCTGGGCAGTGGGCTG GTGACACTGGAGACCACCATCGGCAACAGGAACCCAGCCCTGTGGAAGTACGTGCAGCCCAAGGACTGCGTGATGGAGTGGGTACGCAATATTGTGGCCAACCGCTTAGCTGTGGACGGGGCCTCCTGGGCAGATGTCTTCAAGAGGTTCAACAGCGGCAC GTACAACAACCAGTGGATGATTGTGAACTACAAGGCCTTCGTCCCCGGTGGGTCCAGCCCTGGGAGCAGGGTGCTCACCGTCCTGGAGCAGATCCC GGGCATGGTGGTAGTGGCGGACAAGACCTCAGAGCTCTACCAGAAGACCTACTGGGCCAGCTACAACATACC GTCCTTTGAAACTGTGTTCAATGCCAGTGGGCTGCAGGCCCTGGTGGCCCAGTATGGGGACTGGTTCACCTACGACGGGAACCCCCGGGCCCAGATCTTCCGGCGGAACCAGTCGCTGGTGCACGGCATGGACTCCATGATCCAGCTCATGAG GTACAATGACTTCCTGCACGACCCCCTGTCACTGTGCAAAGCCTGCAACCCCCAGCCCAACGCGGAGAACGCCATCTCGGCCCGCTCTGACCTCAACCCGGCCAACGGTTCCTACCCCTTCCAGGCCCTGCACCAGCGCTCCCACGGGGCCATCGACGTGAAG GTGACTAGCATGGCGCTGGCCAAGGCTCTGCGCCTTGTGGCAGCCAGTGGCCCCACGTGGGACCAGCTGCCCCCTTTCCAGTGGAGCACCTCACCCTTCAGTAGCCTGCTGCACATGGGCCAGCCTGACCTCTGGAAGTTCTCACCCATCGAGGTCTGGTGGGACTGA